One region of Manduca sexta isolate Smith_Timp_Sample1 chromosome 25, JHU_Msex_v1.0, whole genome shotgun sequence genomic DNA includes:
- the LOC115444965 gene encoding sodium/hydrogen exchanger 7 isoform X2, protein MNPILGFVSFLFYFVAVCQGSGTDIELDAKATLLHRIDSLNLLIYTCLLTLTVLTIWVFKHRRVSWLHETGLAVIYGLIVGAIIRYAGSSNHITYIDVSPNVDTKYNLSVPPDMLRFHFPDKIPISPGDAPVPNKTYAYSFRGEIVNVEQNEIDLKATFDPEIFFNIILPPIIFHAGYCLKRKYFFRNLGAILTFAMVGTALSALVIGSLMYGCVQLMPASLAASFTFLDTLYFGALISPTDPLTVLAIFSQLKVDVNLYAMIFGESVLNDAVALVLSGAIQNYETRYSKDGGFEITAFLGAIGDFIGIFSLSLLVGAFMGCLTALMTKFTHVREWPLLESALFVLMSYAAFLIAEVFELTGVVAVLFCGICQAHYTYNNLSSDSRNRTKQLFELLNFLAENFIFTYIGVSMFTFPKHHFDPWFIIAGFITSTLGRAINIYPLSFLLNLGRKPPIPMNFQHMLFFSGLRGAMSFALAIRNTVSEARQAMLTTTSLIVIATVVLQGGAATHALAYLRIPTGQGQSDENEALPYRDVRSLYQATDTGGPPTELGFGLRNMDGTQPASCDRAETPHGSDGGGGQKARLARVWGAVDARLLKPLLTHARPPLTDTLPAFMRPVARLLTTTHQYTQGDSTLRRTDSDSDLCIDEPQAMPTSIDPQLSINVRNGYGHV, encoded by the exons ATGAATCCTATCCTGGGTTtcgtttcttttcttttttattttgtagctgTATGTCAGGGATCAGGCACGGATATTGAGTTAGATGCGAAAGCGACGTTGTTACATCGAATAGACAGTTTGAATCTGTTGATATATACATGTCTTCTTACTCTGACCGTTCTTACTATATGGGTTTTCAAGCACCGTCGAGTCAGCTGGCTTCATGAAACAGGACTGGCCGTAATATATG GTCTGATTGTGGGTGCAATAATTCGCTATGCGGGCAGTTCAAATCACATCACCTACATTGATGTGTCCCCTAATGTGGACACAAAGTACAACTTGTCTGTACCACCAGACATGTTACGTTTCCACTTTCCTGATAAGATTCCAATATCACCTGGAG ATGCTCCAGTGCCAAACAAGACCTACGCCTACAGCTTTAGAGGAGAAATAGTCAATGTGGAACAGAACGAAATAGATTTGAAGGCAACATTTGATCCTGAGATATTCTTTAACATTATTCTACCTCCTATTATATTTCATGCTGGATACTGTCTTAAGAGG aaatatttctTCCGCAACTTGGGAGCCATTTTGACATTCGCGATGGTTGGTACTGCTTTGTCGGCTCTAGTCATCGGATCTCTGATGTACGGGTGTGTTCAACTGATGCCAGCGTCGTTGGCAGCGAGTTTCACTTTCCTGGACACCCTGTATTTTGGTGCATTGATCTCGCCCACCGACCCTTTGACTGTTCTTGCCATATTTTCACAATTGAAG GTGGATGTGAATTTATACGCGATGATATTCGGAGAGAGCGTGCTCAATGACGCCGTTGCCTTGGTGCTCAGCGG AGCTATACAAAACTACGAAACACGATACTCTAAAGATGGCGGATTCGAAATAACGGCATTTTTGGGTGCGATCGGCGATTTCATAGGAATCTTCAGTCTTTCTCTACTCGTCGGTGCTTTCATGGGCTGTTTGACTGCATTG ATGACGAAGTTCACGCACGTCCGCGAGTGGCCGCTGCTGGAGTCGGCGCTGTTCGTGCTCATGTCGTACGCCGCCTTCCTCATCGCGGAGGTCTTCGAGCTCACAG GTGTGGTGGCGGTGCTGTTCTGCGGCATATGTCAGGCGCACTACACATACAACAACTTGTCGTCGGACTCGCGCAACCGCACCAAGCAGCTGTTCGAGCTGTTGAACTTTCTGGCCGAAAACTTCATATTCACGTACATAGGCGTCTCGATGTTCACTTTCCCGAAACATCACTTCGATCCGTGGTTCATCATCGCTGGTTTT ATAACGTCGACTCTCGGCCGCGCTATCAACATCTACCCGCTTTCGTTTCTGCTGAATCTGGGACGCAAGCCGCCCATACCCATGAACTTCCAACACATGCTGTTCTTCTCAG GTCTGCGCGGCGCGATGTCGTTCGCGCTGGCGATCCGCAACACGGTGTCGGAGGCGCGGCAGGCGATGCTCACCACCACGTCGCTGATCGTCATCGCCACCGTGGTGCTGCAGGGCGGCGCCGCCACGCACGCGCTCGCCTACCTGCGCATACCTACAGG GCAAGGGCAAAGCGATGAGAATGAAGCGTTGCCTTACCGTGACGTCAGAAGT CTCTACCAGGCCACGGACACCGGTGGACCG CCCACCGAACTAGGTTTCGGCCTCAGAAACATGGATGGCACGCAACCGGCTAGTTGCGACAGAGCA GAGACGCCGCACGGCAGCGACGGCGGCGGCGGGCAGAAGGCGCGGCTGGCGCGCGTGTGGGGCGCGGTGGACGCGCGCCTGCTCAAGCCGCTGCTGACGCACGCGCGGCCGCCGCTCACCGACACGCTGCCCGCCTTCATGCGGCCGGTCGCCAGGCTGCTCACCACCACGCACCAGTACACGCAAGGG GATAGCACATTACGCCGAACGGATTCTGACTCTGATCTTTGCATTGACGAACCTCAAGCCATGCCTACGAGCATTGACCCACAG CTATCAATTAATGTTCGGAATGGATATGGGCATGTCTGA
- the LOC115444965 gene encoding sodium/hydrogen exchanger 7 isoform X1, with product MNPILGFVSFLFYFVAVCQGSGTDIELDAKATLLHRIDSLNLLIYTCLLTLTVLTIWVFKHRRVSWLHETGLAVIYGLIVGAIIRYAGSSNHITYIDVSPNVDTKYNLSVPPDMLRFHFPDKIPISPGDAPVPNKTYAYSFRGEIVNVEQNEIDLKATFDPEIFFNIILPPIIFHAGYCLKRKYFFRNLGAILTFAMVGTALSALVIGSLMYGCVQLMPASLAASFTFLDTLYFGALISPTDPLTVLAIFSQLKVDVNLYAMIFGESVLNDAVALVLSGAIQNYETRYSKDGGFEITAFLGAIGDFIGIFSLSLLVGAFMGCLTALMTKFTHVREWPLLESALFVLMSYAAFLIAEVFELTGVVAVLFCGICQAHYTYNNLSSDSRNRTKQLFELLNFLAENFIFTYIGVSMFTFPKHHFDPWFIIAGFITSTLGRAINIYPLSFLLNLGRKPPIPMNFQHMLFFSGLRGAMSFALAIRNTVSEARQAMLTTTSLIVIATVVLQGGAATHALAYLRIPTGQGQSDENEALPYRDVRSLYQATDTGGPRGRMVVKWSNGAKEVIMPWQLNSYDETPHGSDGGGGQKARLARVWGAVDARLLKPLLTHARPPLTDTLPAFMRPVARLLTTTHQYTQGDSTLRRTDSDSDLCIDEPQAMPTSIDPQLSINVRNGYGHV from the exons ATGAATCCTATCCTGGGTTtcgtttcttttcttttttattttgtagctgTATGTCAGGGATCAGGCACGGATATTGAGTTAGATGCGAAAGCGACGTTGTTACATCGAATAGACAGTTTGAATCTGTTGATATATACATGTCTTCTTACTCTGACCGTTCTTACTATATGGGTTTTCAAGCACCGTCGAGTCAGCTGGCTTCATGAAACAGGACTGGCCGTAATATATG GTCTGATTGTGGGTGCAATAATTCGCTATGCGGGCAGTTCAAATCACATCACCTACATTGATGTGTCCCCTAATGTGGACACAAAGTACAACTTGTCTGTACCACCAGACATGTTACGTTTCCACTTTCCTGATAAGATTCCAATATCACCTGGAG ATGCTCCAGTGCCAAACAAGACCTACGCCTACAGCTTTAGAGGAGAAATAGTCAATGTGGAACAGAACGAAATAGATTTGAAGGCAACATTTGATCCTGAGATATTCTTTAACATTATTCTACCTCCTATTATATTTCATGCTGGATACTGTCTTAAGAGG aaatatttctTCCGCAACTTGGGAGCCATTTTGACATTCGCGATGGTTGGTACTGCTTTGTCGGCTCTAGTCATCGGATCTCTGATGTACGGGTGTGTTCAACTGATGCCAGCGTCGTTGGCAGCGAGTTTCACTTTCCTGGACACCCTGTATTTTGGTGCATTGATCTCGCCCACCGACCCTTTGACTGTTCTTGCCATATTTTCACAATTGAAG GTGGATGTGAATTTATACGCGATGATATTCGGAGAGAGCGTGCTCAATGACGCCGTTGCCTTGGTGCTCAGCGG AGCTATACAAAACTACGAAACACGATACTCTAAAGATGGCGGATTCGAAATAACGGCATTTTTGGGTGCGATCGGCGATTTCATAGGAATCTTCAGTCTTTCTCTACTCGTCGGTGCTTTCATGGGCTGTTTGACTGCATTG ATGACGAAGTTCACGCACGTCCGCGAGTGGCCGCTGCTGGAGTCGGCGCTGTTCGTGCTCATGTCGTACGCCGCCTTCCTCATCGCGGAGGTCTTCGAGCTCACAG GTGTGGTGGCGGTGCTGTTCTGCGGCATATGTCAGGCGCACTACACATACAACAACTTGTCGTCGGACTCGCGCAACCGCACCAAGCAGCTGTTCGAGCTGTTGAACTTTCTGGCCGAAAACTTCATATTCACGTACATAGGCGTCTCGATGTTCACTTTCCCGAAACATCACTTCGATCCGTGGTTCATCATCGCTGGTTTT ATAACGTCGACTCTCGGCCGCGCTATCAACATCTACCCGCTTTCGTTTCTGCTGAATCTGGGACGCAAGCCGCCCATACCCATGAACTTCCAACACATGCTGTTCTTCTCAG GTCTGCGCGGCGCGATGTCGTTCGCGCTGGCGATCCGCAACACGGTGTCGGAGGCGCGGCAGGCGATGCTCACCACCACGTCGCTGATCGTCATCGCCACCGTGGTGCTGCAGGGCGGCGCCGCCACGCACGCGCTCGCCTACCTGCGCATACCTACAGG GCAAGGGCAAAGCGATGAGAATGAAGCGTTGCCTTACCGTGACGTCAGAAGT CTCTACCAGGCCACGGACACCGGTGGACCG CGAGGCCGCATGGTAGTTAAGTGGTCTAATGGCGCGAAGGAGGTGATTATGCCTTGGCAACTAAACAGTTACGAC GAGACGCCGCACGGCAGCGACGGCGGCGGCGGGCAGAAGGCGCGGCTGGCGCGCGTGTGGGGCGCGGTGGACGCGCGCCTGCTCAAGCCGCTGCTGACGCACGCGCGGCCGCCGCTCACCGACACGCTGCCCGCCTTCATGCGGCCGGTCGCCAGGCTGCTCACCACCACGCACCAGTACACGCAAGGG GATAGCACATTACGCCGAACGGATTCTGACTCTGATCTTTGCATTGACGAACCTCAAGCCATGCCTACGAGCATTGACCCACAG CTATCAATTAATGTTCGGAATGGATATGGGCATGTCTGA
- the LOC115444965 gene encoding sodium/hydrogen exchanger 7 isoform X5, with translation MNPILGFVSFLFYFVAVCQGSGTDIELDAKATLLHRIDSLNLLIYTCLLTLTVLTIWVFKHRRVSWLHETGLAVIYGLIVGAIIRYAGSSNHITYIDVSPNVDTKYNLSVPPDMLRFHFPDKIPISPGDAPVPNKTYAYSFRGEIVNVEQNEIDLKATFDPEIFFNIILPPIIFHAGYCLKRKYFFRNLGAILTFAMVGTALSALVIGSLMYGCVQLMPASLAASFTFLDTLYFGALISPTDPLTVLAIFSQLKVDVNLYAMIFGESVLNDAVALVLSGAIQNYETRYSKDGGFEITAFLGAIGDFIGIFSLSLLVGAFMGCLTALMTKFTHVREWPLLESALFVLMSYAAFLIAEVFELTGVVAVLFCGICQAHYTYNNLSSDSRNRTKQLFELLNFLAENFIFTYIGVSMFTFPKHHFDPWFIIAGFITSTLGRAINIYPLSFLLNLGRKPPIPMNFQHMLFFSGLRGAMSFALAIRNTVSEARQAMLTTTSLIVIATVVLQGGAATHALAYLRIPTGQGQSDENEALPYRDVRSLYQATDTGGPETPHGSDGGGGQKARLARVWGAVDARLLKPLLTHARPPLTDTLPAFMRPVARLLTTTHQYTQGDSTLRRTDSDSDLCIDEPQAMPTSIDPQLSINVRNGYGHV, from the exons ATGAATCCTATCCTGGGTTtcgtttcttttcttttttattttgtagctgTATGTCAGGGATCAGGCACGGATATTGAGTTAGATGCGAAAGCGACGTTGTTACATCGAATAGACAGTTTGAATCTGTTGATATATACATGTCTTCTTACTCTGACCGTTCTTACTATATGGGTTTTCAAGCACCGTCGAGTCAGCTGGCTTCATGAAACAGGACTGGCCGTAATATATG GTCTGATTGTGGGTGCAATAATTCGCTATGCGGGCAGTTCAAATCACATCACCTACATTGATGTGTCCCCTAATGTGGACACAAAGTACAACTTGTCTGTACCACCAGACATGTTACGTTTCCACTTTCCTGATAAGATTCCAATATCACCTGGAG ATGCTCCAGTGCCAAACAAGACCTACGCCTACAGCTTTAGAGGAGAAATAGTCAATGTGGAACAGAACGAAATAGATTTGAAGGCAACATTTGATCCTGAGATATTCTTTAACATTATTCTACCTCCTATTATATTTCATGCTGGATACTGTCTTAAGAGG aaatatttctTCCGCAACTTGGGAGCCATTTTGACATTCGCGATGGTTGGTACTGCTTTGTCGGCTCTAGTCATCGGATCTCTGATGTACGGGTGTGTTCAACTGATGCCAGCGTCGTTGGCAGCGAGTTTCACTTTCCTGGACACCCTGTATTTTGGTGCATTGATCTCGCCCACCGACCCTTTGACTGTTCTTGCCATATTTTCACAATTGAAG GTGGATGTGAATTTATACGCGATGATATTCGGAGAGAGCGTGCTCAATGACGCCGTTGCCTTGGTGCTCAGCGG AGCTATACAAAACTACGAAACACGATACTCTAAAGATGGCGGATTCGAAATAACGGCATTTTTGGGTGCGATCGGCGATTTCATAGGAATCTTCAGTCTTTCTCTACTCGTCGGTGCTTTCATGGGCTGTTTGACTGCATTG ATGACGAAGTTCACGCACGTCCGCGAGTGGCCGCTGCTGGAGTCGGCGCTGTTCGTGCTCATGTCGTACGCCGCCTTCCTCATCGCGGAGGTCTTCGAGCTCACAG GTGTGGTGGCGGTGCTGTTCTGCGGCATATGTCAGGCGCACTACACATACAACAACTTGTCGTCGGACTCGCGCAACCGCACCAAGCAGCTGTTCGAGCTGTTGAACTTTCTGGCCGAAAACTTCATATTCACGTACATAGGCGTCTCGATGTTCACTTTCCCGAAACATCACTTCGATCCGTGGTTCATCATCGCTGGTTTT ATAACGTCGACTCTCGGCCGCGCTATCAACATCTACCCGCTTTCGTTTCTGCTGAATCTGGGACGCAAGCCGCCCATACCCATGAACTTCCAACACATGCTGTTCTTCTCAG GTCTGCGCGGCGCGATGTCGTTCGCGCTGGCGATCCGCAACACGGTGTCGGAGGCGCGGCAGGCGATGCTCACCACCACGTCGCTGATCGTCATCGCCACCGTGGTGCTGCAGGGCGGCGCCGCCACGCACGCGCTCGCCTACCTGCGCATACCTACAGG GCAAGGGCAAAGCGATGAGAATGAAGCGTTGCCTTACCGTGACGTCAGAAGT CTCTACCAGGCCACGGACACCGGTGGACCG GAGACGCCGCACGGCAGCGACGGCGGCGGCGGGCAGAAGGCGCGGCTGGCGCGCGTGTGGGGCGCGGTGGACGCGCGCCTGCTCAAGCCGCTGCTGACGCACGCGCGGCCGCCGCTCACCGACACGCTGCCCGCCTTCATGCGGCCGGTCGCCAGGCTGCTCACCACCACGCACCAGTACACGCAAGGG GATAGCACATTACGCCGAACGGATTCTGACTCTGATCTTTGCATTGACGAACCTCAAGCCATGCCTACGAGCATTGACCCACAG CTATCAATTAATGTTCGGAATGGATATGGGCATGTCTGA
- the LOC115444965 gene encoding sodium/hydrogen exchanger 7 isoform X4 codes for MNPILGFVSFLFYFVAVCQGSGTDIELDAKATLLHRIDSLNLLIYTCLLTLTVLTIWVFKHRRVSWLHETGLAVIYGLIVGAIIRYAGSSNHITYIDVSPNVDTKYNLSVPPDMLRFHFPDKIPISPGDAPVPNKTYAYSFRGEIVNVEQNEIDLKATFDPEIFFNIILPPIIFHAGYCLKRKYFFRNLGAILTFAMVGTALSALVIGSLMYGCVQLMPASLAASFTFLDTLYFGALISPTDPLTVLAIFSQLKVDVNLYAMIFGESVLNDAVALVLSGAIQNYETRYSKDGGFEITAFLGAIGDFIGIFSLSLLVGAFMGCLTALMTKFTHVREWPLLESALFVLMSYAAFLIAEVFELTGVVAVLFCGICQAHYTYNNLSSDSRNRTKQLFELLNFLAENFIFTYIGVSMFTFPKHHFDPWFIIAGFITSTLGRAINIYPLSFLLNLGRKPPIPMNFQHMLFFSGLRGAMSFALAIRNTVSEARQAMLTTTSLIVIATVVLQGGAATHALAYLRIPTGQGQSDENEALPYRDVRSPTELGFGLRNMDGTQPASCDRAETPHGSDGGGGQKARLARVWGAVDARLLKPLLTHARPPLTDTLPAFMRPVARLLTTTHQYTQGDSTLRRTDSDSDLCIDEPQAMPTSIDPQLSINVRNGYGHV; via the exons ATGAATCCTATCCTGGGTTtcgtttcttttcttttttattttgtagctgTATGTCAGGGATCAGGCACGGATATTGAGTTAGATGCGAAAGCGACGTTGTTACATCGAATAGACAGTTTGAATCTGTTGATATATACATGTCTTCTTACTCTGACCGTTCTTACTATATGGGTTTTCAAGCACCGTCGAGTCAGCTGGCTTCATGAAACAGGACTGGCCGTAATATATG GTCTGATTGTGGGTGCAATAATTCGCTATGCGGGCAGTTCAAATCACATCACCTACATTGATGTGTCCCCTAATGTGGACACAAAGTACAACTTGTCTGTACCACCAGACATGTTACGTTTCCACTTTCCTGATAAGATTCCAATATCACCTGGAG ATGCTCCAGTGCCAAACAAGACCTACGCCTACAGCTTTAGAGGAGAAATAGTCAATGTGGAACAGAACGAAATAGATTTGAAGGCAACATTTGATCCTGAGATATTCTTTAACATTATTCTACCTCCTATTATATTTCATGCTGGATACTGTCTTAAGAGG aaatatttctTCCGCAACTTGGGAGCCATTTTGACATTCGCGATGGTTGGTACTGCTTTGTCGGCTCTAGTCATCGGATCTCTGATGTACGGGTGTGTTCAACTGATGCCAGCGTCGTTGGCAGCGAGTTTCACTTTCCTGGACACCCTGTATTTTGGTGCATTGATCTCGCCCACCGACCCTTTGACTGTTCTTGCCATATTTTCACAATTGAAG GTGGATGTGAATTTATACGCGATGATATTCGGAGAGAGCGTGCTCAATGACGCCGTTGCCTTGGTGCTCAGCGG AGCTATACAAAACTACGAAACACGATACTCTAAAGATGGCGGATTCGAAATAACGGCATTTTTGGGTGCGATCGGCGATTTCATAGGAATCTTCAGTCTTTCTCTACTCGTCGGTGCTTTCATGGGCTGTTTGACTGCATTG ATGACGAAGTTCACGCACGTCCGCGAGTGGCCGCTGCTGGAGTCGGCGCTGTTCGTGCTCATGTCGTACGCCGCCTTCCTCATCGCGGAGGTCTTCGAGCTCACAG GTGTGGTGGCGGTGCTGTTCTGCGGCATATGTCAGGCGCACTACACATACAACAACTTGTCGTCGGACTCGCGCAACCGCACCAAGCAGCTGTTCGAGCTGTTGAACTTTCTGGCCGAAAACTTCATATTCACGTACATAGGCGTCTCGATGTTCACTTTCCCGAAACATCACTTCGATCCGTGGTTCATCATCGCTGGTTTT ATAACGTCGACTCTCGGCCGCGCTATCAACATCTACCCGCTTTCGTTTCTGCTGAATCTGGGACGCAAGCCGCCCATACCCATGAACTTCCAACACATGCTGTTCTTCTCAG GTCTGCGCGGCGCGATGTCGTTCGCGCTGGCGATCCGCAACACGGTGTCGGAGGCGCGGCAGGCGATGCTCACCACCACGTCGCTGATCGTCATCGCCACCGTGGTGCTGCAGGGCGGCGCCGCCACGCACGCGCTCGCCTACCTGCGCATACCTACAGG GCAAGGGCAAAGCGATGAGAATGAAGCGTTGCCTTACCGTGACGTCAGAAGT CCCACCGAACTAGGTTTCGGCCTCAGAAACATGGATGGCACGCAACCGGCTAGTTGCGACAGAGCA GAGACGCCGCACGGCAGCGACGGCGGCGGCGGGCAGAAGGCGCGGCTGGCGCGCGTGTGGGGCGCGGTGGACGCGCGCCTGCTCAAGCCGCTGCTGACGCACGCGCGGCCGCCGCTCACCGACACGCTGCCCGCCTTCATGCGGCCGGTCGCCAGGCTGCTCACCACCACGCACCAGTACACGCAAGGG GATAGCACATTACGCCGAACGGATTCTGACTCTGATCTTTGCATTGACGAACCTCAAGCCATGCCTACGAGCATTGACCCACAG CTATCAATTAATGTTCGGAATGGATATGGGCATGTCTGA
- the LOC115444965 gene encoding sodium/hydrogen exchanger 7 isoform X3 has translation MNPILGFVSFLFYFVAVCQGSGTDIELDAKATLLHRIDSLNLLIYTCLLTLTVLTIWVFKHRRVSWLHETGLAVIYGLIVGAIIRYAGSSNHITYIDVSPNVDTKYNLSVPPDMLRFHFPDKIPISPGDAPVPNKTYAYSFRGEIVNVEQNEIDLKATFDPEIFFNIILPPIIFHAGYCLKRKYFFRNLGAILTFAMVGTALSALVIGSLMYGCVQLMPASLAASFTFLDTLYFGALISPTDPLTVLAIFSQLKVDVNLYAMIFGESVLNDAVALVLSGAIQNYETRYSKDGGFEITAFLGAIGDFIGIFSLSLLVGAFMGCLTALMTKFTHVREWPLLESALFVLMSYAAFLIAEVFELTGVVAVLFCGICQAHYTYNNLSSDSRNRTKQLFELLNFLAENFIFTYIGVSMFTFPKHHFDPWFIIAGFITSTLGRAINIYPLSFLLNLGRKPPIPMNFQHMLFFSGLRGAMSFALAIRNTVSEARQAMLTTTSLIVIATVVLQGGAATHALAYLRIPTGQGQSDENEALPYRDVRSRGRMVVKWSNGAKEVIMPWQLNSYDETPHGSDGGGGQKARLARVWGAVDARLLKPLLTHARPPLTDTLPAFMRPVARLLTTTHQYTQGDSTLRRTDSDSDLCIDEPQAMPTSIDPQLSINVRNGYGHV, from the exons ATGAATCCTATCCTGGGTTtcgtttcttttcttttttattttgtagctgTATGTCAGGGATCAGGCACGGATATTGAGTTAGATGCGAAAGCGACGTTGTTACATCGAATAGACAGTTTGAATCTGTTGATATATACATGTCTTCTTACTCTGACCGTTCTTACTATATGGGTTTTCAAGCACCGTCGAGTCAGCTGGCTTCATGAAACAGGACTGGCCGTAATATATG GTCTGATTGTGGGTGCAATAATTCGCTATGCGGGCAGTTCAAATCACATCACCTACATTGATGTGTCCCCTAATGTGGACACAAAGTACAACTTGTCTGTACCACCAGACATGTTACGTTTCCACTTTCCTGATAAGATTCCAATATCACCTGGAG ATGCTCCAGTGCCAAACAAGACCTACGCCTACAGCTTTAGAGGAGAAATAGTCAATGTGGAACAGAACGAAATAGATTTGAAGGCAACATTTGATCCTGAGATATTCTTTAACATTATTCTACCTCCTATTATATTTCATGCTGGATACTGTCTTAAGAGG aaatatttctTCCGCAACTTGGGAGCCATTTTGACATTCGCGATGGTTGGTACTGCTTTGTCGGCTCTAGTCATCGGATCTCTGATGTACGGGTGTGTTCAACTGATGCCAGCGTCGTTGGCAGCGAGTTTCACTTTCCTGGACACCCTGTATTTTGGTGCATTGATCTCGCCCACCGACCCTTTGACTGTTCTTGCCATATTTTCACAATTGAAG GTGGATGTGAATTTATACGCGATGATATTCGGAGAGAGCGTGCTCAATGACGCCGTTGCCTTGGTGCTCAGCGG AGCTATACAAAACTACGAAACACGATACTCTAAAGATGGCGGATTCGAAATAACGGCATTTTTGGGTGCGATCGGCGATTTCATAGGAATCTTCAGTCTTTCTCTACTCGTCGGTGCTTTCATGGGCTGTTTGACTGCATTG ATGACGAAGTTCACGCACGTCCGCGAGTGGCCGCTGCTGGAGTCGGCGCTGTTCGTGCTCATGTCGTACGCCGCCTTCCTCATCGCGGAGGTCTTCGAGCTCACAG GTGTGGTGGCGGTGCTGTTCTGCGGCATATGTCAGGCGCACTACACATACAACAACTTGTCGTCGGACTCGCGCAACCGCACCAAGCAGCTGTTCGAGCTGTTGAACTTTCTGGCCGAAAACTTCATATTCACGTACATAGGCGTCTCGATGTTCACTTTCCCGAAACATCACTTCGATCCGTGGTTCATCATCGCTGGTTTT ATAACGTCGACTCTCGGCCGCGCTATCAACATCTACCCGCTTTCGTTTCTGCTGAATCTGGGACGCAAGCCGCCCATACCCATGAACTTCCAACACATGCTGTTCTTCTCAG GTCTGCGCGGCGCGATGTCGTTCGCGCTGGCGATCCGCAACACGGTGTCGGAGGCGCGGCAGGCGATGCTCACCACCACGTCGCTGATCGTCATCGCCACCGTGGTGCTGCAGGGCGGCGCCGCCACGCACGCGCTCGCCTACCTGCGCATACCTACAGG GCAAGGGCAAAGCGATGAGAATGAAGCGTTGCCTTACCGTGACGTCAGAAGT CGAGGCCGCATGGTAGTTAAGTGGTCTAATGGCGCGAAGGAGGTGATTATGCCTTGGCAACTAAACAGTTACGAC GAGACGCCGCACGGCAGCGACGGCGGCGGCGGGCAGAAGGCGCGGCTGGCGCGCGTGTGGGGCGCGGTGGACGCGCGCCTGCTCAAGCCGCTGCTGACGCACGCGCGGCCGCCGCTCACCGACACGCTGCCCGCCTTCATGCGGCCGGTCGCCAGGCTGCTCACCACCACGCACCAGTACACGCAAGGG GATAGCACATTACGCCGAACGGATTCTGACTCTGATCTTTGCATTGACGAACCTCAAGCCATGCCTACGAGCATTGACCCACAG CTATCAATTAATGTTCGGAATGGATATGGGCATGTCTGA